A region of the Larimichthys crocea isolate SSNF unplaced genomic scaffold, L_crocea_2.0 scaffold377, whole genome shotgun sequence genome:
TCCAAACTGTTAAGTCGTTATTCAATTCAGTTTGAGAATGATTTGATTGCCTTCCCACACCCAGCCCGCACCTTTTTCCTGTTCTGTCGTTTTTCAAGTCATATCCTCCCCTGATTTTTGCCTTTTCTGGGGGATGAAAGCCCACAGctattttcctttgtttgtgaCACTTGGCACACTGGCTGACCTATCTGCCTTACCCTTTATGTTTGTTCCTCTCTTCACCCTTGCAGACGTCCAGCGGTGTATCATTTGGGTGGTTGCATAGAAATAGTACTTAACcgtcaagcaaaaaaaaaaaaaaaatacaaaaaattaaTCCAGTTCAGCAAGTGCTCAAGCAAGTTTGGTCCGAGTTTATGGGAAAATATGGGCAGCCCCTGGAAAGGCTTTGTTGAGTTTACCTTGCCTGCGTCGCCACCCACCGCGTTCGTTAGCGCTGACCTGAGCAGCACCTCCCCTGTCGGACTCAGCCTGTCGCCATATGGCCGATCCGTAAGTTCCACCTTCCCACCTCTTTTTTACGTGACCCACCCCCATCGAACACCCATCCACCCACCTTGCCCTGCATCTCTCTGCTGTGAATGGCCTAACCTCTTTCATCCTTTTTCGGGCTCCCGAGACAAGCCTCTACTCAGTTGTTGCAGGGTGAGGGGTGTTCTACTGATTAGACTATAGAAATATGACActttttttgacttttgttttttcaaatccTCCAGAACCTTTTTCTCTAACTGAATTTTATATCTCAATCCAGTAAAATCTTAGTTGGTCCATGACATACGAAAATGATCTTGGTTACAATAATTTTGGTACATAACTTCGCTCAAAACAggcaaaacaaatacaaattaaactCCATCTCCCCCAGGGAAAAACTGCTAAACATGTTGAGAATCACTCGTAGTGCAAGTACAGGGCCTAACAGAAGAGGCTGCTCTGGGACCCCCCTCATAACCCATAACCCATCACAACCTCTCTGTCCACTGTAGATGCACAGCTATTTGACCATTTGCATTTTCTGATTCTCCATCTTaagtagtttttattttagctgACCTTAAGTAATATTTGCGACACTGCACTTCCTTTAACTGGCTGCGCAAAGACGTTCTTTTTAGTTTGCCTTCTCTGTAGAGCCGTACCTTGTCTGAATGCACCAGTGTTTTGAACCACTTAGAATTGCTGTAGGTTGGTGTGATTGTCATGGTAACAAATTCATTGTTACTCAGTGGTCTTTTGGTTTTCTTCCTGGTATTTTTGGTGTCAGGGTTTGAGTATTGGTGGTGTTTGCCATAAAGGGacatattataattataatatggCATTTTGTACACAAGAACGTGTAGTATATTGCTATGATGTGAAATGTATGTCAGGCTCCTGACTGTGTGGAGCAAACCCATGGTGTCCTGTGAGAGATGAGCAGATTAGCTAGGTCAAGTAAAAGGTGCTTACTTATATACCCAAATGATGGTAAACGACTGATTTTGCGTATtgagtcttttttgttttcaaaaagtAAAACGCTGCGACTTTGCTTCAAAGCCGTTGCCTCCTCTTAACAGCACATCCAAGTCCTGTCCTCAGTGTCAGAAATGGAAAGAGGCTCATCTGAACCTCCAGTGGCTCGCAACACTGGCTCTGCCCCATCTTCCTCCACTGGTCCCATGCCTATTCCCCGCTCCTCTTCCATGTCTTGCCATCCTCACCCAGGAAGTAAAAAACACAAGCGGACTCCCTTGTATCAGAGATCAGTAAGGGGGCATGTTCGGTGGTGCCCACGTTGACTTTAACAGCcctgtgagctgctgttgtgTAATGTGACTCTTGCTAACAAGCATGGTGTGTTGCGTGAAAAAACGAGTTCAACCAAGATCTATTGTTGGACTGTGATTAGtgagtttttattgatttcagtATAACCGTTGGTTGGTAAGAGTCTGAACACGTTTTTGAAAGTTTGTCTGTCTAACCAGAATTGCATGGAATTTGTGCGAGTTTCGTTAATGCTTTGGGACTAAAATCACTTGACAAATGGTGTGGAATTTAGCTTTTTAAGTGCATGACAGGAACTCAGGAAGCGCCACACAGTGTGGTGGTTAAATCCTCTCCATTCATTCTAGAAATTTTCAACATGTGCTGACCAGCTAGCCGCAGAAGACCCTGATGTAgcttttacttttgctttttttcccccctccccccttcctctgTAGTTTGCTAGACCTgcatgtttaaagtgttttgtgTTACGGTTGGCATCAAACACTACATTAAACTGCAggattcaacttttatttttaaaatttggtCAGCTTCATGTTTATCCTCTACTTGGATGTATTTTAACCATTggcctctcctctccctcagaTGAGTTTTGACCCAGGTATGCTCCATAACAATGGACACACTGCATACGCCAACGGCACAGGGCCTGGCATAAGAGAGACTGGTGTGGTGGAGAAGCTCCTAACGTCTTACGGGTTCATCCAGTGCTCCGAACGCCAGGCTCGGCTGTTTTTCCACTGTTCCCAGTACAATGGCAACCTGCAGGAGCTTAAAATAGGAGGTGAGAGGCCTTGGGTCAGTCCATAAATACTTAACCTGTGTAACTTGACGTGTTGAAAAGAAGCACTTGAGCTACATCACCCTGTCCCTCTATCATTTgaaagtgtgttgtgttttttttttcctgcttctatCTCCTCAGATGATGTAGAGTTTGAGGTATCCTCTGACAGGCGCACTGGCAAGCCCATAGCAGTGAAGCTGCTTAAGATAAAGCCAGAGGTGCTGCCAGAGGAGCGGATCTCGGGCCAGGTGGGGCCAGACCTGCACGCCTATCCCTTTACTGTGCTGCATGGTTATATTCATCCAGTTAAGGAATaccattttatttttggttctGTCCTTGTCTGTCCACTTAACATTTATATGGCcctttgtttggtttgtttttcttttttgggggaTAATATTGTAAgcacattgttttaaaaaaaatcctgcatctaaatttaagtgttttcttttaggaTTTACAgtagtctgtttgtttgtttttaaatatcagaTTGGCTTGTTGTGctgacatgcatgcatgaacTGTTAAATGTCAATTGAACAAATATAGTCAAGTGATCAATACATTGCCcagtgggtgttttttttttttttttttttatttctctgtgaatGCTCACAGAACTCACTTGGCAAGTCTCAAACTAAACCAAATATTACATGTACCATTCAGGAGCCTGCCTGCTGCATCATTAAGGTGAGCGCAGCAGGGTAAGGCAGAGCCATGTGTGCTCATTGGCTCAGTGATCAATTTCTAAAATGCAAGTGATGCCGCTTGTAATgcatacacaaaataaatgaaggtCTACATGTAGCTGTACACTTAGTGATTCATTCACTCACTAACCTATTCAGTCAGGTAATCAACATGCTAAAGGCCCTGACGGTGAATACAGAGTTCCCACCATCATTGGTCTGTGCACCACATCTGACACTTGATATACTTGttactgtgacatttaaaattcaGCCATTTCATCGATCACATGtctagaaatgtttttaattgggCTCTGTAATTGTAATGAATATTTGAACTCCGCTTGGCAGAGCAGTGTGTTAACCACCTTCACTTGCAATATCCTCCCGTTTTCTGCAGGTTGTCTCAGCAATCCCAGTGCACTTGGATGGAAAATCTGCTCCCGGCCAGGTGCCCACCGGCAGTGTTTGTTATGAAAGAAACGGGGTAAGGAAAGTGTTATGGGTTACAGCATGTTCTATCAATGAAATTGTTAATTATTTGAATTGTAAATTTTGTACAGATGGCACTCAATTACGTGGTTCATACATAGCTGGATTTTGCTAAATACCTACTTCAATCTGCTTCCACattatgatttatgatgatGTATTTCAATTATATGCAACCATATCAGAGATCAGTCTGCATGTTTTCGTGGGTAGGTAAATGTAACCTTTTCAATCCTCAACACACAGGCTGTCTATCCCTCATGTGCGTTCCCTTAATTTATGGTTGGTGTTGAATGTGTGACAGTTATAGGTGTGTCCTAAACCCTTTTTAACAAAGTTTGACAGTGGTGTGGCCTTTCACAGGAGGTGTTCTACCTTACCTACACTCCTGACGACGTAGAGGGTAACATCCACCTGGACACGGGCGACAAAGTCAGCTTTTACATGGAGACCAACAAGCAGTAAGTCTTTACATCACGTCACTGTTTCCTCTATAATCCCCAGCTGGCACAcggtttttaaaacattttattgctcTTGTGTTTCAGTACTGGTGCGGTCAGTGCTCGCAATATTCAACTTGTGAAGAAAAAGCAAATGAGATGCCAGGGTGTGGTGTGTGCCACAAAGGTAAGGGCCTCTGTCATTAATGTTTCTTAATTACCAAATGAAATAAAGTCTGGTAATCTTACTTCTTGTTACCAAGTAAGTTAAGTAACCCACTGAACACTTAAGACAGGTCCTAGATTTCCTGTTTGGTGTGCCTGTTTAACCATGTGTCCTCTTTCAGGAGGCCTTTGGGTTCATTGAGAGGGCCGACGTGGTGAAGGAGATCTTCTTTCACTACAGCGAGTTCAAGGGTGATCTAGAGGCTCTGCAGGCTGGAGATGATGTCGAGTTCACCATCAAAGACCGAAATGTAGGTGTTGAGCGTTCCAACTCTCATCCAGAAGTTCCTGAGTAACTTAGGAACTTTGGATAGATCCAATTTTGCAGCTTTGACACCTGTAAATCTTTACCGTAACCTACCTGGAATATATATTTAgaatgttttgtacattttatattgtgtCTTTAGGGTAAAGAAGTGGCCACAGATGTGAGGCTGCTCCCCCAAGGAACAGTCATCTTTGAAGATATCAGCATTGAGCAGTTTGAAGGCACTGTCGTCAAGGTCATTCCCAAGGTTCCCACCAAAAACCAGGCAAGTAGATTACTGAAGTCTGGCAAGTGGATAAGAGGATTCAGCTGTAAAAGCAACCAGTGAACAGGGATCCAGAACAATAACTAACAAATCTTTCCTCCCTGCTCGTACAGAACGATCCTCTGCCAGGTCGCATCAGTGCCCGGATTGGTTTCACTGACAAGGAACTGCCATTCGGCGAGAAGGACACAAAGTCCAAGGTGACCCTGTTGGAGGGAGATCACATCCAGTTCAACATCTCCACCGACCGCAGAGACAAGCTGGAAAGGGCTACCAACATCGACATCCTCCCTGACACCTTCAACTTCACCAAGGAGACCCGTGAAATGGTGAGGGTTATGAAAGTGTAAATCATTGCGATTTTCCTGAAGTGCACTATTATGTAATTAATGACTGATTGAATAGGCATTCACATCAATAAATGTGGCAGGCCCTTCCAGACAGCAACTGACATGATCTTCTCCTAGGGGGTGATTGCGGCTATACGCGATGGCTTTGGATTCATCAAGTGTGTGGATCGGGATGCCAGGATGTTCTTTCACTTCAGTGAAGTCCTAGAGGAGAGCCAACTGCACATCTCCGATGAAGTGGAGTTCACTGTTGTGCCTGTAGGTCCTGTTTATAAGCTTTTCACAAAAGTATGTATTCTGTATTTCTAAAGCAGGCACATTCtactttattaattattgaCTTTGTTAACaacaatctaaaaataaatattccacCGTTCCAGGACATGCTGTCTGCTCAGAGGAACCATGCCGTGCGCATCAAGAAGCTGCCCAAGGGCACAGTGTCCTTCCATACCCAGTCTGAGCAGCGCTTTGTGGGTGTGGTGGAGAAGGAAGTGGCAACCACCAATAAGAATGCCAGTCCCACCAAGAGCAAGGAAAAGGTACCATAGTGCACAAATATTGTTGTTCAAAGTACCCCCAGTATATTAAGAAAGCCCTCCAACCCACACCACCTACCCAATCTTCCCAACTTTTTGTATTTAGTTCtaattttcctctttgctttctcCTCCAATGACTTCGTCCTGTTTATGCTCCTTGTTGGTTAGAAAAAAGACAAGGTAGGACTTAGACCTCCTGCATGAAGCCACATCAATAAATTCTCATAAATGAATGATAGACAAACAAACTTAGGCCAATAGTAATACATTTCACTAACATTTAGTTTAAGAAATAACTTTATTCCTAGACCTTAGATGAACAATCTAAAAGTCagcaatcaataaataatgcagTGTAAGATGACTGTATTTACAAGTGTGATGTTGATGAGCCTGGCTGTCTAATGGATGTCTGTCTTAATTTTTCAAGGGTAAAGTTGTAGAAAAGGTTAGTCTTTGCAGGCCTCTGGTCCACTGATTGCCTTCTTTACCACTCGATTTGACAGCATGATATTTTATCACCTATTAACCCCTATCGCTGATTCAGTGCGTTGTAGGGCTGCACAATTAATGAAACTGTAGTCCCAATTAACTGTGTGGTTTTTGGGAACAGTCTATAAACAGCGTCTGGATTAGTTATTTTATCAAGTTAATATAGTTGACTTTTCtacttttaaaacaaatgtagtAATTGAAGTGGCAGAGCACTACAAATTAAGAATATTTCTTGTGATCAGGCACATTTTACTTTTTGGATTAAATCCTGAACATTGCAGATTGCGTGCTGTGATTGGTTCAGGCAATTACTCTGAACAACTGAGGAGAGAATGATGTGAGTATTGCAGGACTGTTCCCAGTAGTTGAAACTACAATAGTAATGGGTAATTATGCAGCCCTACATTGTAGGCTGTAACTCAGAGCTGTTGCAGTAGACTAGCCTAATGCTAACCAACTAGGCTGCTACAGAATGATGTAGTACACCCACTGGTGCCTCTCGTATTCTTGTGTAGGCTATCTGCACACAGTCATCTAATACACAATAAATCATCTGATCTGAATCGGTTGAGCTTTGGTAACCTACACCAGTTTTGTTGAAACCAGCACAGCATTGATGATTGCTTTGGCCAGGGGCAGCGGGATGGCGGTGTTATTGGAAAGCTAACGTAGCTTTGATTTGTTGCATTCCCTGTAGGAAGCTGAGGAAGGAGTTATTGCGTATGAAGACTGCGGAGTGAAGCTCACTGTGCCATACCATACCAAGGACCTGGAGGGAGGTGGTCACCCACTGGTTGGAGACAAGGTATCTATCCCTGCACTCACTATATTGTGTTGAGTGTTTGGTACAATCCTTTAATTCAAGCAAAACACTTGCAATTGAAGCAATGAATTGGTAGCTGTATTTACAGTGATTTTAGTTGCTTCAAACTTGAacttctgttgtgtttattttgcttgtGTGTGCTCTTAAGGTGGAGTTCTCCATCAATGAAGTGAAGCGAACTGGCCAGCAGAGTGCAGTCTCCATCAGAGTCCTCAACCGTAATGCCTCCAACGCAAAGAGACTGCATGGATTTGTTGCCACACTGAAGGACAACTTTGGCTTCATTGAGACAGCAAATCATGACCAGGAGATTTTCTTTCACTACAGGTAACAGGTTTAAGCTTTGAGTTTCTGTTTTGGAAgttttgtttattgatttttattaatgGCATTCAATGGTGTGTGAAGTCATATCTAAGTGTAACTTTGATTTGTCCTCAGTGAAATGTGTGGAGACTTGGAGAACCTGGAGCTGGGTGACACGGTGGAGTACACTCTCTCtaaaggaaaaggaaacaaagtcaGTGCTGAAAAGGTTACCAAAGTAGCTGCAGGTATGAGGGGTTTGCATTATACATATTTGTTAAGAGTGTTGACATAGCAGGAGAGTGCCTACAAATAAAAGCCGTCTTTTTCACTTTTAGTGAATGGTATTGGTGAGGATGTTGGTACAACAGTGATGATGGGGAAAGTCATCCGTCCCTTACGTAGTGTGGACCCCTCCCAGACAGAATATCAAGGGCTTATTGAAGTCACAGAGGAAGGTTGGTATCATGTTACAATGGGACTAGAGCCAGCATTTGAAGCACAATTTTCTTGGGGAAATTAATGTAATGTTGaccctccttcctttttgtACATGTTTCAGGTGGAACTAAAGGCCAGAATTATCCCTTTGGAATCATGGGTATGGCAAACAAGGCAGATTGTCTGCAGAAAGGAGAACTTGTGAAGTTTCAGGTTTGCACAGTCGCCCAAACTGGACAGAAGATGGCCTGCAATGTGGTTCCTCAGCGCAGAGCCATGGTGGAGTGTGTCAAAGATCAGGTAGTGATCATGTGTTCGTCTTCAGTTTCATTATGCTAGATCGAGTGACTGCCGTTTTTTAATCCTGAAGTTTTCTTGCTCCCCAGTTTGGCTTCATCACGTATGAAGTTGGTGAAAGCAAGAAGTTGTTCTTCCATGTAAAAGAAGTGCAAGATGGCCTGGAGCTCCAGACCGGAGATGAGGTGGAGTTCTCAGTTGTCCTCAATCAACGCACAGGAAAATGTAGTGCCTGCAACGTACGCAGAGTCAGGTAAGGAATGGGTCAGAACCCTTTGGTTCAATTCTAATTAGTTTTAGCTGAACCTGTGATGCACAGTATGTGTGACATAACCATTACATTGAGCACATAACGTTTACATCTTCCATGTTGCGTGACAGTGAGGGGCCTAAACCAGTGGTGACTCCGCGTCCTGATCGTCTGGTTAATCGTTTGAAGAGCATCACCCTTGACGATGCCAGTGCTCCTCGCCTGGTCATTGTACGACAGCCCCGTGGTCCTGACAATTCAAAGGTATGTCCAAGCCTGTGCTGTTGCCACATTTTGTCTAATGAAATCATGACCAATACTATTACATTTTATGTAAGCtccaatattaatatttttttcttttttctgttctttcctaTACAGGGCTTCAATGTGGAGCGCAAGACCCGCCAGCCCGGTGTCATTGACTGAGCAATACAGAGCCCCGCCTTGTTCGGTGTTGGTGGGATGCTGTCCCAAAGGGGCAACAGCAGGGGATAAGGGAATTTGATTTAACACATGCTTGTACACAAACTCATACACAaaacatacgcacacatacagtaatcgGCATGTGTAATCTTTGTTCCCATTGATACCTGCCAGGGAACTTGTCTCATTCCGTAGTTCCCTGCCTCCCATGTATGATGTACTTGATAGAGTTCCACACTGCAGTGTACATGGGATCtgagtgtgtgcgtttgtgtgtgcgtctgtgtgtgtgctgtatccTAGAAGTCATTATAGTGTGTAACGGAGGTATTTGTTTGAGGGTCTTGTACCTCTAAATCAGAGTGATGAGTGTGTGGCTGTCTATGTCCCTATCTTTTTGAATCTGCTTTGTCTGGAATTCTGCACCTGTAATCTGTCCAGTAGTTGGTTTAGgtgaatgagtgtgtttatTGGCATGTCTTTGAGCatctgctctttcttttttttctctttttttttttttgctctttgccCATGGAAACTTTAAATGGTTTCATTGTAAAGTTTCCACTACTGTATGCTTTCCTACAAGACTCataaagcaaagcaaagttCCCTCCATAAGGAGGATCATATTTCTCATATGTCCAAGCTTAAACTGAGGATTCATCTCTGCTCGTTTTTTTTCGTTTCGTTTTCTCGTTTTTGAGCAGTTTTAAAATGCTTTATTGAAGAGCTGAAGTGAAAGCATGGTGTGAGTCTGACAGAGATGTATGTGAATGTCAAAGTAGTTAATCTAATGGGATTTACCTTTAACAATCTGGAGCCTTTAGATACTTTTTTGGTATTTACTTTTTCCCAGGTGCAGAATTCCTTGTGGTATCTTACCTGCAGttcttttatactttttcttgcacatatttttgtttttttccattgaaACTCAATCTGCTAATATTGAATAAAGTAAGAATAAGGTGCCTAAAAACTAcaagaaatggagaaaaaaacaaaaaattagaTGCATCCTCTGTTCACTATCTTAGGATGGCTTTCTTTTCTAGTAGAAATAATACTGATATGCATCCTAAACCTGTGGGTTGaactatactgtatgtaatgtgtgcttttttttcttagtgAAAGCTCAAACTTCAGATATATAACGAAAACCCATTTAACTTAAAGAAAGGAGAATGGTTAAGTATTAGGAAttcagtctaaaaaaaaagcattaaggATTAGgatgtcttttatttttgctctgaaGACAGCTGTTGTGCCTCTGCACATTAAGTTACTGCCAATGAATGAAACAACTGAATTAAAGTTTtatgaaaagcaaaaatatataaataaaaaaaagattgagaaCGGGATTGCGTGAAAATCCTGGTTGACTTTTATTACTTTCATGTGAAATAACACGCACCAGGGCCACTTGTAGTGCGAGAGCTGTTCCGGCCGGTTCCTCACAAAAGACCGCTTCCCGCCAGACTAACTGTGCTGCTGTTACCGTCAACAAGACAGCACCAGAGAGTCCAAGGAACGAATGCCCGCAGTGTGGAGGTCTGGTGCGGTATTGATAAAATCTCTGTCCGGGTGGACTGCCAGCAGTTGCGCCTTTGGGCCTTTCCCTCCCTGTTTCAACTGGGTTCATGTGGAGCCAGCGGCCATCCTCACTATTTTACCATGCTGATAGCACTAGAAATAGTTTGTGGAGTCAGTGTTCTGACCAATATAGACAACTATGGATTATTCAAGTAAAATAGAAATTCTAGAAATTGAAGCATAGCCATGTAGACTACAGATATAACTATATCTAATAcctaatatataataatttagcaagaaacagagaaatgcaCTACCAAAGGCGAGGTAGAATATATAAACATAGATGGGCAGTGCTGATAATATAGTCTACTGTTGAAAAACATCAAGCCATGCTGATGCCAAAACACCAGTTTGTGAAATCAAGTATACCCTTCCTATATATCACTCACTAAAACATGTTGGCTTTAACATGGTGTGTTTCATCCTCTTGCTGAATCACTTCTGGCTCAGTCATAACAGTATACGGCCATTGTatccttttgttatttttttgttaggCAGTTAAAAACCAGACTCAAGGATGGTGAGATCAAAATTGATTGCAATTGCTATAAATTTAGATGTATTGTAAAATGAGTTCATATTATCTCTGATTCCTGCCTTCAGGTTGTTGGTGGTCAGCTAGTGTATACCTTTTCATTGTATTATATTCCACCTCCACAAGGCTTCGTCATCAGTTCTACCACTTAACCTTCCCATCCACTGCCATTACAACCGGTAATTATTAAACACCTCCCATCCCCTCTCATTAAAAAGATTGTCTGTCAATACCCATCCACTCAGCCCACAGGGCTTTAACAAGTATATGTCCCCACTCTATGACCAAGAAGCAGGAGATGTGTTCCATTTCTGGGTCTGGGCTGATGATACTGTCATTGTGATACACCATCAGTGTTTTACAGTACtgaattacaacaacaaaaaatcaggaaatcttttatttaagttttatatgtaatataattttTATACATAATACCGTGCTTTCCTATAGGGTTGATATGTATGTGTTGTGTCTTTATGTCCCGACTCCCAGTAACCATATAGGAATATACATTTAACTTCCTATAGCTTCTGAAGTAACGCACACTCTAAAATTAGTATGATTTGATTAAGTGCTTCAATGCCCCTATTGGGTTTAGTCTTTTATAAAGTGGATCAGTTCAATTCCTGCTGCATTCTGTTAGAACAATCTAGtgactttgtagttttaacaGCATTTGGAGTGATGAATATAAGAATATCTCAAAGCACAAGGTCCaggttttatttctgtcatgtgAAAATCCTTTTTTGTCTCAGGTTTCATTACTCTTACCAAGTTGGCTTCAGACCTCAAGTTCAGCATACAACCTTTTTGAAGAGCATCAGGAGTAAATTCAGCTTCACCCTCACTGTCTGCAATGGTAACATGCCTGCAgtattcaattttatttatatagtgccatatTATAacaagttatctcatgacactgtACAGTATCTTAAAAAGGCTTCAGTGTTGCTATTATTTGTGCAAGATGACATGGTGATGTTAAGTATCTGATATGATCTGCTTAAAATTGGCATCAAGTGCTGCTATAGCCAAATCTAGTATTGGAAATAACATTCCAACAGTTGACAAAAGTAAGTGTAGTGAGGCCAATGTGAAAATCTATTAATTACGAAAGCATAAAGTCTGCCTGTTCTGCAGTAAAATCCCACAACATAGTTTAATCATGttcaataaatacacaatataaaatGCAACTTCATTGAAAGGATTTGCTTTGCTTGCCttaaatggtgtgtgtgtgtgtgtgtgtttgtttgtttgtttgttttttaacagccCAGTGGGAGCCCCTTCCTTCCACTGGCCACTGGTTCTTTTTAGGGGAGCCGGTGTATTTTGTGGCCCAGACAGGAGCTTTGTTGGCTCGGGAAAGGCTTTATGTGGACTCATGTTATGCTACAAGCTCCAAAGACCCAAACAGTATGCCCAAAGTGGATATTATTACAAACTATGGGTGTGTTTCTAGTAGGAGTCACagtcacacttttttttttttttacataattgcTTTTTCACTTCACATGTCTCGATTGCTCTGCTccgattttttgttttttatttattacagctgCATGACAGACAGCAAGAGGAAGGGCAGCTGCTCCAAGTTCCTGTTTGGAAGGGGCAGTGTGCTGAAGTTCTCTGTGGACACATTTCTCTTTAGAGCTGTCTCACAAGTAAGATCAATTTGAATTTGACCAAAAACTGAAGGCTCTGTACACTCTTATGTTTTTTCACTCACTTCGCTCAGGATCAAGTTAC
Encoded here:
- the LOC113744046 gene encoding cold shock domain-containing protein E1 isoform X7, whose translation is MERGSSEPPVARNTGSAPSSSTGPMPIPRSSSMSCHPHPGSKKHKRTPLYQRSMSFDPGMLHNNGHTAYANGTGPGIRETGVVEKLLTSYGFIQCSERQARLFFHCSQYNGNLQELKIGDDVEFEVSSDRRTGKPIAVKLLKIKPEVLPEERISGQVVSAIPVHLDGKSAPGQVPTGSVCYERNGWCGLSQEVFYLTYTPDDVEGNIHLDTGDKVSFYMETNKHTGAVSARNIQLVKKKQMRCQGVVCATKEAFGFIERADVVKEIFFHYSEFKGDLEALQAGDDVEFTIKDRNGKEVATDVRLLPQGTVIFEDISIEQFEGTVVKVIPKVPTKNQNDPLPGRISARIGFTDKELPFGEKDTKSKVTLLEGDHIQFNISTDRRDKLERATNIDILPDTFNFTKETREMGVIAAIRDGFGFIKCVDRDARMFFHFSEVLEESQLHISDEVEFTVVPVGPVYKLFTKDMLSAQRNHAVRIKKLPKGTVSFHTQSEQRFVGVVEKEVATTNKNASPTKSKEKKKDKGKVVEKEAEEGVIAYEDCGVKLTVPYHTKDLEGGGHPLVGDKVEFSINEVKRTGQQSAVSIRVLNRNASNAKRLHGFVATLKDNFGFIETANHDQEIFFHYSEMCGDLENLELGDTVEYTLSKGKGNKVSAEKVTKVAAVNGIGEDVGTTVMMGKVIRPLRSVDPSQTEYQGLIEVTEEGGTKGQNYPFGIMGMANKADCLQKGELVKFQVCTVAQTGQKMACNVVPQRRAMVECVKDQFGFITYEVGESKKLFFHVKEVQDGLELQTGDEVEFSVVLNQRTGKCSACNVRRVSEGPKPVVTPRPDRLVNRLKSITLDDASAPRLVIVRQPRGPDNSKGFNVERKTRQPGVID
- the LOC113744046 gene encoding cold shock domain-containing protein E1 isoform X1; translated protein: MERGSSEPPVARNTGSAPSSSTGPMPIPRSSSMSCHPHPGSKKHKRTPLYQRSMSFDPGMLHNNGHTAYANGTGPGIRETGVVEKLLTSYGFIQCSERQARLFFHCSQYNGNLQELKIGDDVEFEVSSDRRTGKPIAVKLLKIKPEVLPEERISGQVGPDLHAYPFTVLHGYIHPVVSAIPVHLDGKSAPGQVPTGSVCYERNGWCGLSQEVFYLTYTPDDVEGNIHLDTGDKVSFYMETNKHTGAVSARNIQLVKKKQMRCQGVVCATKEAFGFIERADVVKEIFFHYSEFKGDLEALQAGDDVEFTIKDRNGKEVATDVRLLPQGTVIFEDISIEQFEGTVVKVIPKVPTKNQNDPLPGRISARIGFTDKELPFGEKDTKSKVTLLEGDHIQFNISTDRRDKLERATNIDILPDTFNFTKETREMGVIAAIRDGFGFIKCVDRDARMFFHFSEVLEESQLHISDEVEFTVVPVGPVYKLFTKDMLSAQRNHAVRIKKLPKGTVSFHTQSEQRFVGVVEKEVATTNKNASPTKSKEKKKDKGKVVEKEAEEGVIAYEDCGVKLTVPYHTKDLEGGGHPLVGDKVEFSINEVKRTGQQSAVSIRVLNRNASNAKRLHGFVATLKDNFGFIETANHDQEIFFHYSEMCGDLENLELGDTVEYTLSKGKGNKVSAEKVTKVAAVNGIGEDVGTTVMMGKVIRPLRSVDPSQTEYQGLIEVTEEGGTKGQNYPFGIMGMANKADCLQKGELVKFQVCTVAQTGQKMACNVVPQRRAMVECVKDQFGFITYEVGESKKLFFHVKEVQDGLELQTGDEVEFSVVLNQRTGKCSACNVRRVSEGPKPVVTPRPDRLVNRLKSITLDDASAPRLVIVRQPRGPDNSKGFNVERKTRQPGVID
- the LOC113744046 gene encoding cold shock domain-containing protein E1 isoform X3, which codes for MERGSSEPPVARNTGSAPSSSTGPMPIPRSSSMSCHPHPGSKKHKRTPLYQRSMSFDPGMLHNNGHTAYANGTGPGIRETGVVEKLLTSYGFIQCSERQARLFFHCSQYNGNLQELKIGDDVEFEVSSDRRTGKPIAVKLLKIKPEVLPEERISGQVGPDLHAYPFTVLHGYIHPVVSAIPVHLDGKSAPGQVPTGSVCYERNGWCGLSQEVFYLTYTPDDVEGNIHLDTGDKVSFYMETNKHTGAVSARNIQLVKKKQMRCQGVVCATKEAFGFIERADVVKEIFFHYSEFKGDLEALQAGDDVEFTIKDRNGKEVATDVRLLPQGTVIFEDISIEQFEGTVVKVIPKVPTKNQNDPLPGRISARIGFTDKELPFGEKDTKSKVTLLEGDHIQFNISTDRRDKLERATNIDILPDTFNFTKETREMGVIAAIRDGFGFIKCVDRDARMFFHFSEVLEESQLHISDEVEFTVVPVGPVYKLFTKDMLSAQRNHAVRIKKLPKGTVSFHTQSEQRFVGVVEKEVATTNKNASPTKSKEKKKDKEAEEGVIAYEDCGVKLTVPYHTKDLEGGGHPLVGDKVEFSINEVKRTGQQSAVSIRVLNRNASNAKRLHGFVATLKDNFGFIETANHDQEIFFHYSEMCGDLENLELGDTVEYTLSKGKGNKVSAEKVTKVAAVNGIGEDVGTTVMMGKVIRPLRSVDPSQTEYQGLIEVTEEGGTKGQNYPFGIMGMANKADCLQKGELVKFQVCTVAQTGQKMACNVVPQRRAMVECVKDQFGFITYEVGESKKLFFHVKEVQDGLELQTGDEVEFSVVLNQRTGKCSACNVRRVSEGPKPVVTPRPDRLVNRLKSITLDDASAPRLVIVRQPRGPDNSKGFNVERKTRQPGVID